From a single Lolium rigidum isolate FL_2022 chromosome 7, APGP_CSIRO_Lrig_0.1, whole genome shotgun sequence genomic region:
- the LOC124677062 gene encoding ubiquitin thioesterase otubain-like, producing the protein MEWKGQGNTASHNSHRKAKLLKFFSTYDTTNDIFVFLRLVVAVQICSHSGQYGNLIPGLGEDYSLKDWCFQNVTLPREFTDHVMMTALATALEVPLRLERLYGGGSAEDNIYTGPGAVRVTLLYTGNHYDIIYPCAPPAESSSRQDSQRESPAG; encoded by the exons ATGGAATGGAAGGGACAAGGCAACACAGCATCACATAACAG CCATCGTAAAGCGAAACTTCTCAAGTTTTTCAGCACCTACGATACAACAAACGACA TTTTTGTTTTCCTCAGATTAGTAGTAGCTGTCCAGATATGCTCGCACAGCGGCCAGTATGGAAATCTTATTCCTGGGCTCGGAGAAGATTACAGTCTGAAAGAT TGGTGCTTCCAGAACGTCACCTTACCTCGTGAGTTTACGGACCATGTTATGATGACGGCCTTGGCCACAGCGCTTGAGGTACCCCTCAGACTGGAGCGACTCTATGGAGGAGGGTCTGCTGAAGATAATATCTACACTGGTCCTGGAGCTGTGAGAGTGACCTTGCTGTACACGGGTAATCACTACGACATCATCTACCCATGCGCTCCTCCTGCCGAGAGTTCAAGTCGACAGGATTCCCAGAGGGAAAGCCCTGCTGGTTAG
- the LOC124670891 gene encoding uncharacterized protein LOC124670891, with the protein MESGSGIDHFQEPVHGHEDSNAANGAPSAVAAEGGGADASSPSPLPAAPVDRPQESAREQAGGGGRGTHGSGSAAAGANLKAKGPGDIPPGPSSPDRAGPSGAGTSSPESLDSKELFEVFAQLVRDAGAEKKRWTNKTPDEEQVKSARPKKKGLWSKLKNLFTRRKKIVDREGRQIYSERVGRQIVDRGARLIYLQHVGRQTLPITEVGNRYRATEDMPICVDLDAYSRIRPVLGDGECFYRSFIFSYLEQVLDREDTDEEHRLLATVERLSTEHANLGWDSEFCRSHEEMHNCLTVVACHHSFTHCWHKLKFEVYCKVNNRILTAMKP; encoded by the exons ATGGAATCCGGTTCAGGAATCGACCACTTCCAAGAACCGGTCCATGGGCACGAGGACTCCAACGCCGCCAATGGGGCCCCGAGCGCTGTGGCAGCCGAAGGCGGCGGCGCCGATGCCTCCTCGCCGTCACCTCTCCCTGCAGCCCCCGTCGACCGTCCCCAAGAAAGTGCCCGTGAGCAGGCCGGAGGCGGAGGCCGCGGCACCCATGGATCGGGCTCCGCCGCGGCGGGGGCCAACCTGAAGGCCAAGGGCCCCGGCGACATTCCTCCCGGTCCAAGCTCCCCCGACCGCGCCGGGCCATCCGGGGCCGGGACGTCGAGCCCCGAGTCCCTCGACTCCAAGGAACTGTTCGAAGTCTTCGCACAGTTGGTACGAGATGCCGGGGCCGAGAAGAAGAGGTGGACGAACAAGACACCGGACGAGGAACAG GTGAAATCGGCGCGCCCCAAGAAGAAGGGGCTCTGGAGCAAGCTTAAGAACCTCTTCACCCGCAGGAAAAAG ATTGTAGATAGAGAAGGAAGGCAAATATATTCGGAACGTGTGGGTCGCCAG ATTGTAGATAGAGGAGCGAGGCTAATATATCTGCAACATGTGGGTCGCCAG ACACTTCCTATCACTGAAGTTGGTAATCGTTATCGTGCTACCGAAGATATGCCTATTTGTGTGGATCTTGATGCCTATTCCAGAATTAGACCGGTGCTTGGAGATGGAGAGTGTTTCTACCGGAGCTTCATATTTTCCTACCTT GAGCAAGTTCTTGATAGGGAGGACACAGATGAGGAACACCGTCTCCTTGCTACCGTTGAAAGACTGTCTACGGAACATGCAAATCTTGGATGGGACTCTGAGTTTTGCAGGAGCCACGAA GAGATGCACAACTGCTTAACAGTAGTGGCATGCCATCACAGTTTTACACACTGTTGGCATAAACTCAAATTCGAAGTTTACTGTAAAGTTAACAACCGAATTCTAACAGCAATGAAACCTTAA